Proteins found in one Penaeus vannamei isolate JL-2024 chromosome 43, ASM4276789v1, whole genome shotgun sequence genomic segment:
- the LOC138860806 gene encoding tenascin-like, which yields MPIHINTRIGSLHAECELFIWQNRIRNSGLFDPFSNGHSQRSPGLENARLWLCASRKPIYRFVNVFFQVMLFSLHKVCVDGRCVDGRCVENRCVDGRCDENRCVDGRCVDGRCVEDRCVEDRCVDGSCVDGSCVEDRCVDGSCVDGRCVDDRCVEDRCVDDRCVEDRCVDGRCVDGRCVEDRCVDDKSVEDRCVDGRCVDGRCVDGRCVDDRCVDGRCVDGRCVDDRCADNRCVDDRCVDGRCVEDRCAENRCVEDRCAENRCVEDRCVEDRCVEDRCVENRCVEDRCVDDRCVDDRCVDGRCVEDRCVDDRCVDDRCVEDRCVDGRCVDGRCVEDRCVDDKSVDDRCVDGRCVDGRCVDGRCVDDRCVDDRCVEDRCVEDRCVDGRCVDGRCVEDRCVDDKSVDDRCVDGRCVEDRCVEDRCVEDRCVEGRCVEDRCVEDRWVDGRCVEERCVDGKCTDDRCVDGRCVENRCVEDRCDEDRCVEDRCVDGRCVDDRCADNRCVDGRCADNRCVDDRCADNRCVDDRCADNRCVDDRCADNRCVDGRCADNRCVDDRCDEDKCVEDRCVDGRCVEDRCVDDKSVDDRCVDGRCVDGRCVDGRCVDDRCVEDRCVEDRCVDGRCVDGRCVEDRCVDDKSVDDRCVDGRCVEDRCVDGRCVDDRCVDDRCVDGRCVDGRCVDGRCVEDRCDEDRCVDDKSVDDRCVDDRCDEDRCDEDRCVDDRCVDGKCVDGRCVDGRCVENRCVDGKCVEDRCVDGSRGSGAGIATLVKDAGKDRNRRE from the exons CAAGGCTTTGGCTTTGTGCTTCTCGTAAACCGATATACAGGTTCGTGAATGTGTTCTTCCAGGTAATGTTGTTTAGCCTTCACAAGgtttg tgttgatggcaggtgcgttgatggcaggtgcgttgagaacaggtgcgttgatggcaggtgtGATGAGAAtaggtgcgttgatggcaggtgcgttgatggcaggtgcgttgaggacag gtgcgttgaggacaggtgcgttgatggcagtTGCGTTGATGGCAGTTGCGTTGaggacaggtgcgttgatggcagttgcgttgatggcaggtgcgttgatgacaggtgcgttgaggacag gtgcgtagatgacaggtgcgttgaggacaggtgcgttgatggcaggtgcgttgatggcaggtgcgttgagGACAGGTGCGTTGATGACAAGAGTGTTGaggacaggtgcgttgatggcaggtgcgttgatggcaggtgcgttgatggcaggtgcgttgatgacaggtgcgttgatggcaggtgcgttgatggcaggtgcgttgatgaCAGGTGCGCTGACAACAGGTGCGTTgatgacaggtgcgttgatggcaggtgcgttgagGACAGGTGCGCTGAGAACAGGTGCGTTGAGGACAGGTGCGCTGAGAACAGGTGCGTTGAGGACAGGTGCGTTGAGGACAGGTGCGTTGAGGACAGGTGCGTTGAGAACAGGTGCGTTGAGGACAGGTGCGTTgatgacaggtgcgttgatgacaggtgcgttgatggcaggtgcgttgaggacaggtgcgttgatgacag gtgcgtagatgacaggtgcgttgaggacaggtgcgttgatggcaggtgcgttgatggcaggtgcgttgagGACAGGTGCGTTGATGACAAGAGTGTTgatgacaggtgcgttgatggcaggtgcgttgatggcaggtgcgttgatggcaggtgcgttgatgacag gtgcgttgatgacaggtgcgttgaggacaggtgcgttgaggacaggtgcgttgatggcaggtgcgttgatggTAGGTGCGTTGAGGACAGGTGCGTTGATGACAAGAGTGTTgatgacaggtgcgttgatggcaggtgcgttgaggacaggtgcgttgaggacaggtgcgttgaggacag gtgcgttgagggcaggtgcgttgaggacaggtgcgttgaggacaggtgggttgatggcaggtgcgttgagGAAAGGTGCGTTGATGGCAAATGCACTgatgacaggtgcgttgatggcaggtgcgttgagaacaggtgcgttgaggacaggtgcgatgaggacaggtgcgttgaggacaggtgcgttgatggcaggtgcgttgatgaCAGGTGCGCTGACaacaggtgcgttgatggcaggtgcgcTGACAACAGGTGCGTTGATGACAGGTGCGCTGACAACAGGTGCGTTGATGACAGGTGCGCTGACAACAGGTGCGTTGATGACAGGTGCGCTGACaacaggtgcgttgatggcaggtgcgcTGACAACAGGTGCGTTGATGACAGGTGCGATGAGGACAAGTGCGTTGaggacaggtgcgttgatggcaggtgcgttgagGACAGGTGCGTTGATGACAAGAGTGTTgatgacaggtgcgttgatggcaggtgcgttgatggcaggtgcgttgatggcaggtgcgttgatgacag gtgcgttgaggacaggtgcgttgaggacaggtgcgttgatggcaggtgcgttgatggcaggtgcgttgagGACAGGTGCGTTGATGACAAGAGTGTTgatgacaggtgcgttgatggcaggtgcgttgaggacaggtgcgttgatggcaggtgcgttgatgacag gtgcgttgatgacaggtgcgttgatggcaggtgcgttgatggcaggtgcgttgatggcaggtgcgttgagGACAGGTGCGATGAGGACAGGTGCGTTGATGACAAGAGTGTTgatgacaggtgcgttgatgACAGGTGCGATGAGGACAGGTGCGATGAGGACAGGTGCGTTgatgacaggtgcgttgatggcaaatgcgttgatggcaggtgcgttgatggcaggtgcgttgagaacaggtgcgttgatggcaaGTGCGTTGAGGACAGGTGCGTCGATGGCAG CCGAGGATCAGGTGCAGGGATAGCAACCCTAGTCAAGGACGCCGGGAAAGATCGCAATCGAAGAGAATAG